In one window of Nerophis ophidion isolate RoL-2023_Sa linkage group LG05, RoL_Noph_v1.0, whole genome shotgun sequence DNA:
- the LOC133553522 gene encoding cysteine-rich and transmembrane domain-containing protein 1-like — translation MNPDQPPPYPGPTAPVYPGQGPVPQGYPPQGFPPQGYPPNMQQPNPQYPNYPPGPMGPAGPYPGAGQAPYQGYPGQQQYGWQGGPPPGQMYGEAPKNTVYMVEDNRRDNSSETCLTACWTALCCCCLWDMLT, via the exons ATGAATCCAGACCAGCCACCTCCATACCCAGGCCCCACTGCTCCAGTCTACCCAGGCCAGGGCCCAGTACCACAAGGGTACCCACCTCAGGGTTTCCCCCCACAGGGATATCCTCCTAACATGCAGCAGCCTAATCCACAATACCCAAACTATCCCCCTGGACCAATGGGACCCGCAGGCCCCTATCCTGGTGCAGGACAGGCTCCCTATCAAGGATACCCTGGACAACAGCAGTACGGCTGGCAGGGTGGCCCACCTCCTGGACAAATGTATGGTGAAGCTCCTAAAAACACAG TGTACATGGTGGAGGACAACAGAAGAGACAACTCATCAGAAACGTGCCTGACGGCCTGCTGGACTGCTCTGTGTTGCTGCTGTCTGTGGGACATGCTGACATAA